A region from the Antennarius striatus isolate MH-2024 chromosome 22, ASM4005453v1, whole genome shotgun sequence genome encodes:
- the LOC137589526 gene encoding zinc finger protein ZFP2-like isoform X3, translating into MRSPVSHHYQLVLELCRGDGVANLQTIQSHLDKIHAFSAELSSTQMAGSDMLKTFYTSFANLVQNLLNVPFEKDVFFRDVFPTNYGSSYDQRLQDFVFQFLSRLEQLLPMPDLKQTAAWLTETGSLSEELEKHLSEPFALKNLLLHHRQLGTLSSAPSIEEEDILLSALVLPTPTEVYRFPERCSDDDDYDNEEEILTLEDLEEEGSSQSSDVTADDWLPKRQSGGLSCLFICPQCSFTHRTKRKVQEHIQGEHCKTARMQKNLPVKKDRAKNSQKKQDAEKTKVRGSSEKNRKCQQKRSGESKQECKQKNNKRLQKETMEEDKRFLTTRPVTKNFTEAETKCPKCEKFFEHPNQLRTHMKLYSFPHRCDQCEKGFTSSSGYYQHQRLHKRGRIFICGQCNKGFLCSYSLKQHERLHAGPTSLCTICGKGFSKSGLIRHMQMHRGEKNYLCTTCGKSFLSSGELLLHTRSHTGEMPYTCAHCGKGFSSKSHLIVHTRSHTGDRPYLCSECPKRFLTLNCLKRHALSHNGVKPFKCPNCEKEFSQQGNMKRHLATHKPDT; encoded by the exons ATGCGTTCCCCTGTTTCCCACCATTACCAGCTGGTCCTGGAGCTGTGTCGTGGTGATGGCGTGGCCAATCTGCAGACCATCCAGAGCCACCTGGACAAGATCCATGCCTTTAGTGCTGAACTGAGCTCCACTCAGATG GCTGGCAGTGACATgttgaagacattttacactAGCTTTGCCAACCTGGTTCAGAACCTTTTAAATGTTCCATTTGAAAAAGATGTATTCTTCCGA GATGTTTTTCCTACAAACTACGGCTCAAGCTACGACCAAAGACTGCAGGATTTTGTGTTTCAGTTCTTGTCTAGGCTGGAGCAGCTGCTACCTATGCCTGACCTGAAACAG ACAGCAGCATGGCTCACTGAAACAGGATCGCTGTCAGAAGAATTGGAAAAGCATCTGTCTGAGCCCTTTGCGCTGAAAAATTTGCTGCTTCATCACAGACAGTTAGGAACTCTCAGCTCTG CCCCTTCCATCGAGGAGGAAGATATTCTTTTGTCTGCTCTGGTTCTACCTACTCCAACCGAAGTTTATAGGTTCCCTGAGCGTTGCAGTGACGATGATGATTATGACAATGAGGAAGAGATCCTGACACTGGAAGATTTAGAAGAAGAAGGGTCAAGTCAAAGTTCAGATGTTACTGCAGATGATTGGCTGCCAAAAAGACAATCAG GTGGTCTGTCCTGTTTATTCATTTGCCCTCAGTGTTCATTCACCCACCGCACAAAGAGGAAGGTCCAGGAACACATCCAGGGTGAACACTGCAAAACGGCTCGTATGCAGAAAAACCTACCTGTGAAAAAAGACAGGGCAAAGAATTCACAGAAAAAGCAAGACGCTGAAAAGACGAAAGTTAGGGGTTCCTctgagaaaaacaggaaatgccAACAAAAACGCAGCGGTGAAAGTAAACAGGAATGTAAGCAGAAGAACAACAAACGTTTACAAAAGGAGACCATGGAGGAAGACAAAAGGTTCCTGACTACAAGACCCGTGACCAAAAACTTTACAGAGGCAGAAACCAAGTGTCCAAAGTGTGAAAAGTTTTTTGAGCATCCAAATCAGTTGAGGACTCACATGAAGCTCTATAGCTTCCCACACCGCTGCGACCAGTGTGAGAAGGGATTCACCAGCTCATCTGGTTATTATCAGCACCAGAGGCTCCACAAGAGAGGTCGGATATTCATCTGCGGTCAGTGCAATAAAGGATTCCTATGCAGCTATTCCCTCAAGCAGCACGAACGCCTTCACGCAGGCCCCACCAGTCTGTGCACAATCTGCGGGAAGGGTTTCAGTAAATCGGGCCTTATAAGACACATGCAGATGCACAGAGGGGAGAAGAATTATTTGTGCACTACGTGCGGGAAGTCGTTTTTATCTTCCGGTGAGTTGCTGCTACACACGCGTTCACACACGGGCGAGATGCCGTACACCTGTGCCCACTGTGGGAAGGGGTTCTCCAGTAAGAGTCACCTGATCGTCCACACTCGTTCGCACACGGGGGACCGTCCGTACCTGTGCTCGGAGTGCCCGAAGCGTTTCCTGACGCTCAACTGCCTGAAGAGACACGCGCTCAGCCACAACGGGGTGAAACCATTCAAGTGTCCAAACTGTGAGAAAGAATTCTCCCAGCAGGGGAATATGAAGAGACACCTGGCGACGCATAAACCGGACACATGA
- the LOC137589526 gene encoding zinc finger protein ZFP2-like isoform X4 has protein sequence MALKSKGSPLPPVSLHLLVPPVRLMSAFIWQVVQQHSVMQYDKLVDFISMATEIVPELDVFPTNYGSSYDQRLQDFVFQFLSRLEQLLPMPDLKQTAAWLTETGSLSEELEKHLSEPFALKNLLLHHRQLGTLSSAPSIEEEDILLSALVLPTPTEVYRFPERCSDDDDYDNEEEILTLEDLEEEGSSQSSDVTADDWLPKRQSGGLSCLFICPQCSFTHRTKRKVQEHIQGEHCKTARMQKNLPVKKDRAKNSQKKQDAEKTKVRGSSEKNRKCQQKRSGESKQECKQKNNKRLQKETMEEDKRFLTTRPVTKNFTEAETKCPKCEKFFEHPNQLRTHMKLYSFPHRCDQCEKGFTSSSGYYQHQRLHKRGRIFICGQCNKGFLCSYSLKQHERLHAGPTSLCTICGKGFSKSGLIRHMQMHRGEKNYLCTTCGKSFLSSGELLLHTRSHTGEMPYTCAHCGKGFSSKSHLIVHTRSHTGDRPYLCSECPKRFLTLNCLKRHALSHNGVKPFKCPNCEKEFSQQGNMKRHLATHKPDT, from the exons ATGGCGCTAAAAAGCAAAg GCTCTCCCCTTCCTCCGGTCTCCTTACATCTCCTTGTTCCTCCAGTGAGACTCATGTCTGCTTTTATATGGCAAGTGGTGCAGCAGCACAGTGTGATGCAGTATGACAAGTTGGTGGACTTCATCAGCATGGCGACAGAAATCGTCCCGGAGCTT GATGTTTTTCCTACAAACTACGGCTCAAGCTACGACCAAAGACTGCAGGATTTTGTGTTTCAGTTCTTGTCTAGGCTGGAGCAGCTGCTACCTATGCCTGACCTGAAACAG ACAGCAGCATGGCTCACTGAAACAGGATCGCTGTCAGAAGAATTGGAAAAGCATCTGTCTGAGCCCTTTGCGCTGAAAAATTTGCTGCTTCATCACAGACAGTTAGGAACTCTCAGCTCTG CCCCTTCCATCGAGGAGGAAGATATTCTTTTGTCTGCTCTGGTTCTACCTACTCCAACCGAAGTTTATAGGTTCCCTGAGCGTTGCAGTGACGATGATGATTATGACAATGAGGAAGAGATCCTGACACTGGAAGATTTAGAAGAAGAAGGGTCAAGTCAAAGTTCAGATGTTACTGCAGATGATTGGCTGCCAAAAAGACAATCAG GTGGTCTGTCCTGTTTATTCATTTGCCCTCAGTGTTCATTCACCCACCGCACAAAGAGGAAGGTCCAGGAACACATCCAGGGTGAACACTGCAAAACGGCTCGTATGCAGAAAAACCTACCTGTGAAAAAAGACAGGGCAAAGAATTCACAGAAAAAGCAAGACGCTGAAAAGACGAAAGTTAGGGGTTCCTctgagaaaaacaggaaatgccAACAAAAACGCAGCGGTGAAAGTAAACAGGAATGTAAGCAGAAGAACAACAAACGTTTACAAAAGGAGACCATGGAGGAAGACAAAAGGTTCCTGACTACAAGACCCGTGACCAAAAACTTTACAGAGGCAGAAACCAAGTGTCCAAAGTGTGAAAAGTTTTTTGAGCATCCAAATCAGTTGAGGACTCACATGAAGCTCTATAGCTTCCCACACCGCTGCGACCAGTGTGAGAAGGGATTCACCAGCTCATCTGGTTATTATCAGCACCAGAGGCTCCACAAGAGAGGTCGGATATTCATCTGCGGTCAGTGCAATAAAGGATTCCTATGCAGCTATTCCCTCAAGCAGCACGAACGCCTTCACGCAGGCCCCACCAGTCTGTGCACAATCTGCGGGAAGGGTTTCAGTAAATCGGGCCTTATAAGACACATGCAGATGCACAGAGGGGAGAAGAATTATTTGTGCACTACGTGCGGGAAGTCGTTTTTATCTTCCGGTGAGTTGCTGCTACACACGCGTTCACACACGGGCGAGATGCCGTACACCTGTGCCCACTGTGGGAAGGGGTTCTCCAGTAAGAGTCACCTGATCGTCCACACTCGTTCGCACACGGGGGACCGTCCGTACCTGTGCTCGGAGTGCCCGAAGCGTTTCCTGACGCTCAACTGCCTGAAGAGACACGCGCTCAGCCACAACGGGGTGAAACCATTCAAGTGTCCAAACTGTGAGAAAGAATTCTCCCAGCAGGGGAATATGAAGAGACACCTGGCGACGCATAAACCGGACACATGA
- the LOC137589526 gene encoding zinc finger protein 883-like isoform X1, with protein sequence MALKSKGSPLPPVSLHLLVPPVRLMSAFIWQVVQQHSVMQYDKLVDFISMATEIVPELVSPSMRAQLILSLRARLVLELCRGDGVANLQTIQSHLDKIHAFSAELSSTQMAGSDMLKTFYTSFANLVQNLLNVPFEKDVFFRDVFPTNYGSSYDQRLQDFVFQFLSRLEQLLPMPDLKQTAAWLTETGSLSEELEKHLSEPFALKNLLLHHRQLGTLSSAPSIEEEDILLSALVLPTPTEVYRFPERCSDDDDYDNEEEILTLEDLEEEGSSQSSDVTADDWLPKRQSGGLSCLFICPQCSFTHRTKRKVQEHIQGEHCKTARMQKNLPVKKDRAKNSQKKQDAEKTKVRGSSEKNRKCQQKRSGESKQECKQKNNKRLQKETMEEDKRFLTTRPVTKNFTEAETKCPKCEKFFEHPNQLRTHMKLYSFPHRCDQCEKGFTSSSGYYQHQRLHKRGRIFICGQCNKGFLCSYSLKQHERLHAGPTSLCTICGKGFSKSGLIRHMQMHRGEKNYLCTTCGKSFLSSGELLLHTRSHTGEMPYTCAHCGKGFSSKSHLIVHTRSHTGDRPYLCSECPKRFLTLNCLKRHALSHNGVKPFKCPNCEKEFSQQGNMKRHLATHKPDT encoded by the exons ATGGCGCTAAAAAGCAAAg GCTCTCCCCTTCCTCCGGTCTCCTTACATCTCCTTGTTCCTCCAGTGAGACTCATGTCTGCTTTTATATGGCAAGTGGTGCAGCAGCACAGTGTGATGCAGTATGACAAGTTGGTGGACTTCATCAGCATGGCGACAGAAATCGTCCCGGAGCTTGTAAGTCCCAGCATGAGAGCCCAGCTCATCCTGAGCCTGAGAGCAAGG CTGGTCCTGGAGCTGTGTCGTGGTGATGGCGTGGCCAATCTGCAGACCATCCAGAGCCACCTGGACAAGATCCATGCCTTTAGTGCTGAACTGAGCTCCACTCAGATG GCTGGCAGTGACATgttgaagacattttacactAGCTTTGCCAACCTGGTTCAGAACCTTTTAAATGTTCCATTTGAAAAAGATGTATTCTTCCGA GATGTTTTTCCTACAAACTACGGCTCAAGCTACGACCAAAGACTGCAGGATTTTGTGTTTCAGTTCTTGTCTAGGCTGGAGCAGCTGCTACCTATGCCTGACCTGAAACAG ACAGCAGCATGGCTCACTGAAACAGGATCGCTGTCAGAAGAATTGGAAAAGCATCTGTCTGAGCCCTTTGCGCTGAAAAATTTGCTGCTTCATCACAGACAGTTAGGAACTCTCAGCTCTG CCCCTTCCATCGAGGAGGAAGATATTCTTTTGTCTGCTCTGGTTCTACCTACTCCAACCGAAGTTTATAGGTTCCCTGAGCGTTGCAGTGACGATGATGATTATGACAATGAGGAAGAGATCCTGACACTGGAAGATTTAGAAGAAGAAGGGTCAAGTCAAAGTTCAGATGTTACTGCAGATGATTGGCTGCCAAAAAGACAATCAG GTGGTCTGTCCTGTTTATTCATTTGCCCTCAGTGTTCATTCACCCACCGCACAAAGAGGAAGGTCCAGGAACACATCCAGGGTGAACACTGCAAAACGGCTCGTATGCAGAAAAACCTACCTGTGAAAAAAGACAGGGCAAAGAATTCACAGAAAAAGCAAGACGCTGAAAAGACGAAAGTTAGGGGTTCCTctgagaaaaacaggaaatgccAACAAAAACGCAGCGGTGAAAGTAAACAGGAATGTAAGCAGAAGAACAACAAACGTTTACAAAAGGAGACCATGGAGGAAGACAAAAGGTTCCTGACTACAAGACCCGTGACCAAAAACTTTACAGAGGCAGAAACCAAGTGTCCAAAGTGTGAAAAGTTTTTTGAGCATCCAAATCAGTTGAGGACTCACATGAAGCTCTATAGCTTCCCACACCGCTGCGACCAGTGTGAGAAGGGATTCACCAGCTCATCTGGTTATTATCAGCACCAGAGGCTCCACAAGAGAGGTCGGATATTCATCTGCGGTCAGTGCAATAAAGGATTCCTATGCAGCTATTCCCTCAAGCAGCACGAACGCCTTCACGCAGGCCCCACCAGTCTGTGCACAATCTGCGGGAAGGGTTTCAGTAAATCGGGCCTTATAAGACACATGCAGATGCACAGAGGGGAGAAGAATTATTTGTGCACTACGTGCGGGAAGTCGTTTTTATCTTCCGGTGAGTTGCTGCTACACACGCGTTCACACACGGGCGAGATGCCGTACACCTGTGCCCACTGTGGGAAGGGGTTCTCCAGTAAGAGTCACCTGATCGTCCACACTCGTTCGCACACGGGGGACCGTCCGTACCTGTGCTCGGAGTGCCCGAAGCGTTTCCTGACGCTCAACTGCCTGAAGAGACACGCGCTCAGCCACAACGGGGTGAAACCATTCAAGTGTCCAAACTGTGAGAAAGAATTCTCCCAGCAGGGGAATATGAAGAGACACCTGGCGACGCATAAACCGGACACATGA
- the LOC137589526 gene encoding zinc finger protein 883-like isoform X2: MALKSKGSPLPPVSLHLLVPPVRLMSAFIWQVVQQHSVMQYDKLVDFISMATEIVPELLVLELCRGDGVANLQTIQSHLDKIHAFSAELSSTQMAGSDMLKTFYTSFANLVQNLLNVPFEKDVFFRDVFPTNYGSSYDQRLQDFVFQFLSRLEQLLPMPDLKQTAAWLTETGSLSEELEKHLSEPFALKNLLLHHRQLGTLSSAPSIEEEDILLSALVLPTPTEVYRFPERCSDDDDYDNEEEILTLEDLEEEGSSQSSDVTADDWLPKRQSGGLSCLFICPQCSFTHRTKRKVQEHIQGEHCKTARMQKNLPVKKDRAKNSQKKQDAEKTKVRGSSEKNRKCQQKRSGESKQECKQKNNKRLQKETMEEDKRFLTTRPVTKNFTEAETKCPKCEKFFEHPNQLRTHMKLYSFPHRCDQCEKGFTSSSGYYQHQRLHKRGRIFICGQCNKGFLCSYSLKQHERLHAGPTSLCTICGKGFSKSGLIRHMQMHRGEKNYLCTTCGKSFLSSGELLLHTRSHTGEMPYTCAHCGKGFSSKSHLIVHTRSHTGDRPYLCSECPKRFLTLNCLKRHALSHNGVKPFKCPNCEKEFSQQGNMKRHLATHKPDT, translated from the exons ATGGCGCTAAAAAGCAAAg GCTCTCCCCTTCCTCCGGTCTCCTTACATCTCCTTGTTCCTCCAGTGAGACTCATGTCTGCTTTTATATGGCAAGTGGTGCAGCAGCACAGTGTGATGCAGTATGACAAGTTGGTGGACTTCATCAGCATGGCGACAGAAATCGTCCCGGAGCTT CTGGTCCTGGAGCTGTGTCGTGGTGATGGCGTGGCCAATCTGCAGACCATCCAGAGCCACCTGGACAAGATCCATGCCTTTAGTGCTGAACTGAGCTCCACTCAGATG GCTGGCAGTGACATgttgaagacattttacactAGCTTTGCCAACCTGGTTCAGAACCTTTTAAATGTTCCATTTGAAAAAGATGTATTCTTCCGA GATGTTTTTCCTACAAACTACGGCTCAAGCTACGACCAAAGACTGCAGGATTTTGTGTTTCAGTTCTTGTCTAGGCTGGAGCAGCTGCTACCTATGCCTGACCTGAAACAG ACAGCAGCATGGCTCACTGAAACAGGATCGCTGTCAGAAGAATTGGAAAAGCATCTGTCTGAGCCCTTTGCGCTGAAAAATTTGCTGCTTCATCACAGACAGTTAGGAACTCTCAGCTCTG CCCCTTCCATCGAGGAGGAAGATATTCTTTTGTCTGCTCTGGTTCTACCTACTCCAACCGAAGTTTATAGGTTCCCTGAGCGTTGCAGTGACGATGATGATTATGACAATGAGGAAGAGATCCTGACACTGGAAGATTTAGAAGAAGAAGGGTCAAGTCAAAGTTCAGATGTTACTGCAGATGATTGGCTGCCAAAAAGACAATCAG GTGGTCTGTCCTGTTTATTCATTTGCCCTCAGTGTTCATTCACCCACCGCACAAAGAGGAAGGTCCAGGAACACATCCAGGGTGAACACTGCAAAACGGCTCGTATGCAGAAAAACCTACCTGTGAAAAAAGACAGGGCAAAGAATTCACAGAAAAAGCAAGACGCTGAAAAGACGAAAGTTAGGGGTTCCTctgagaaaaacaggaaatgccAACAAAAACGCAGCGGTGAAAGTAAACAGGAATGTAAGCAGAAGAACAACAAACGTTTACAAAAGGAGACCATGGAGGAAGACAAAAGGTTCCTGACTACAAGACCCGTGACCAAAAACTTTACAGAGGCAGAAACCAAGTGTCCAAAGTGTGAAAAGTTTTTTGAGCATCCAAATCAGTTGAGGACTCACATGAAGCTCTATAGCTTCCCACACCGCTGCGACCAGTGTGAGAAGGGATTCACCAGCTCATCTGGTTATTATCAGCACCAGAGGCTCCACAAGAGAGGTCGGATATTCATCTGCGGTCAGTGCAATAAAGGATTCCTATGCAGCTATTCCCTCAAGCAGCACGAACGCCTTCACGCAGGCCCCACCAGTCTGTGCACAATCTGCGGGAAGGGTTTCAGTAAATCGGGCCTTATAAGACACATGCAGATGCACAGAGGGGAGAAGAATTATTTGTGCACTACGTGCGGGAAGTCGTTTTTATCTTCCGGTGAGTTGCTGCTACACACGCGTTCACACACGGGCGAGATGCCGTACACCTGTGCCCACTGTGGGAAGGGGTTCTCCAGTAAGAGTCACCTGATCGTCCACACTCGTTCGCACACGGGGGACCGTCCGTACCTGTGCTCGGAGTGCCCGAAGCGTTTCCTGACGCTCAACTGCCTGAAGAGACACGCGCTCAGCCACAACGGGGTGAAACCATTCAAGTGTCCAAACTGTGAGAAAGAATTCTCCCAGCAGGGGAATATGAAGAGACACCTGGCGACGCATAAACCGGACACATGA
- the tspan33a gene encoding tetraspanin-33 isoform X2, giving the protein MPSLVDATLPGLLGSPSHCVKIISLVMVSIGMYARMMKHAEAALACLSVDPAVMLMVVGVLMFIITFCGCVGSLRENICLLQTFCICLTLIFLLQLLAGILGFVFADKARNKVTEMINNAIIHYRDDIDLQNLIDFGQREFGCCGGVTYTDWSQNMYFNCKTDNPSRERCSVPFSCCIISKDKMVINTMCGQGMQDLEYIEAGKYIHANGCIDTLVNWIHSNLFLLGGIAMGLAIPQLVGILLSQLLINQIKDQIELQNYNAKHRTDPWS; this is encoded by the exons ATGCCCAGTTTGGTTGATGCTACTCTACCTGGGTTGTTAGGCTCTCCTTCCCattgtgtcaag ATCATATCCCTAGTGATGGTATCCATCGGCATGTACGCCCGCATGATGAAACATGCCG AGGCAGCTCTGGCGTGCCTGTCGGTTGACCCCGCTGTCATGTTGATGGTTGTGGGGGTCCTCATGTTCATCATCACTTTCTGTGGCTGTGTGGGCTCCCTGCGAGAAAACATTTGCCTTCTGCAGACG ttctgtaTCTGTCTCACGTTGATCTTCCTGCTCCAGCTGCTTGCAGGGATTCTTGGTTTTGTCTTTGCTGATAAG GCTCGGAATAAAGTGACTGAGATGATCAATAACGCCATCATCCACTACAGAGACGACATCGATCTGCAAAACCTGATTGACTTTGGTCAGAGAGAG TTTGGATGCTGTGGTGGGGTGACGTACACCGACTGGTCCCAGAACATGTATTTCAACTGCAAAACGGATAATCCGAGCAGAGAACGCTGCTCCGTCCCCTTCTCCTGCTGTATCATATCAAAAGACAAG ATGGTCATCAACACCATGTGCGGTCAGGGCATGCAGGACTTAGAGTACATCGAAGCTGGAAAATACATCCATGCAAACGGCTGCATAGACACACTGGTTAACTGGATCCACAGTAACCTGTTCCTACTGGGAGGCATCGCAATGGGACTGGCCATACCACAG CTGGTTGGGATTCTCTTGTCGCAGCTTTTGATCAACCAGATCAAAGACCAGATCGAGCTCCAGAACTACAACGCCAAGCACCGCACCGACCCATGGAGCTGA
- the tspan33a gene encoding tetraspanin-33 isoform X1, producing the protein MGGRRGDAPDDFSFVSPVVKYLLFIFNFIFWIISLVMVSIGMYARMMKHAEAALACLSVDPAVMLMVVGVLMFIITFCGCVGSLRENICLLQTFCICLTLIFLLQLLAGILGFVFADKARNKVTEMINNAIIHYRDDIDLQNLIDFGQREFGCCGGVTYTDWSQNMYFNCKTDNPSRERCSVPFSCCIISKDKMVINTMCGQGMQDLEYIEAGKYIHANGCIDTLVNWIHSNLFLLGGIAMGLAIPQLVGILLSQLLINQIKDQIELQNYNAKHRTDPWS; encoded by the exons ATGGGAGGAAGACGCGGGGACGCACCTGATgacttcagctttgtcagtccggTTGTCAAGTACTTACTGTTCATATTCAATTTCATATTTTGG ATCATATCCCTAGTGATGGTATCCATCGGCATGTACGCCCGCATGATGAAACATGCCG AGGCAGCTCTGGCGTGCCTGTCGGTTGACCCCGCTGTCATGTTGATGGTTGTGGGGGTCCTCATGTTCATCATCACTTTCTGTGGCTGTGTGGGCTCCCTGCGAGAAAACATTTGCCTTCTGCAGACG ttctgtaTCTGTCTCACGTTGATCTTCCTGCTCCAGCTGCTTGCAGGGATTCTTGGTTTTGTCTTTGCTGATAAG GCTCGGAATAAAGTGACTGAGATGATCAATAACGCCATCATCCACTACAGAGACGACATCGATCTGCAAAACCTGATTGACTTTGGTCAGAGAGAG TTTGGATGCTGTGGTGGGGTGACGTACACCGACTGGTCCCAGAACATGTATTTCAACTGCAAAACGGATAATCCGAGCAGAGAACGCTGCTCCGTCCCCTTCTCCTGCTGTATCATATCAAAAGACAAG ATGGTCATCAACACCATGTGCGGTCAGGGCATGCAGGACTTAGAGTACATCGAAGCTGGAAAATACATCCATGCAAACGGCTGCATAGACACACTGGTTAACTGGATCCACAGTAACCTGTTCCTACTGGGAGGCATCGCAATGGGACTGGCCATACCACAG CTGGTTGGGATTCTCTTGTCGCAGCTTTTGATCAACCAGATCAAAGACCAGATCGAGCTCCAGAACTACAACGCCAAGCACCGCACCGACCCATGGAGCTGA